One window of Lytechinus variegatus isolate NC3 chromosome 2, Lvar_3.0, whole genome shotgun sequence genomic DNA carries:
- the LOC121407644 gene encoding uncharacterized protein C18orf19 homolog A-like gives MQRVTHFIQGHQRVILELKQNDLQKSLIQALKELTEKRAAAAAAVGNTTRIHNHRNDVAQGVQRQIHTGWKSHSSGGSRFGEAYEPWSDDMACILQGSCLPGSTRYCRTLSMFTKMDLKDIMQATTVNSFPDGKRHYHTSSAAKLQLWSPSAHSRKATSSQSPLAMAQYSTESSQDKTEPQPDQGQVSQRQRLKMAVRDYGSTVVVFHVCISLMSLGGFYLAVSSGIDMQSLLSTLGFSADIIQSKVATGTSTFVMAYAVHKVFAPVRIGITLTCTPFIVRYLRGIGLLKRPLPTK, from the exons ATGCAGCGTGTAACACACTTTATTCAAGGACATCAGAGAGTTATCCTGGAACTCAAACAAAATGACCTACAGAAATCTCTCATCCAGGCGCTTAAAGAACTTACTGAAAAGAGGGCTGCAGCAGCTGCAGCAGTAGGCAATACCACACGGATTCATAACCACCGCAACGATGTCGCACAAGGCGTCCAGCGTCAAATCCACACGGGCTGGAAAAGCCATTCTTCAGGCGGGTCCCGCTTCGGGGAAGCGTACGAACCTTGGTCGGACGACATGGCTTGCATCCTTCAAGGGAGTTGTCTTCCCGGTAGCACACGCTACTGCAGAACTCTCTCCATGTTCACCAAGATGGACCTGAAGGACATCATGCAGGCAACAACGGTGAACAGCTTTCCTGATGGAAAACGCCACTACCACACATCCTCTGCTGCTAAACTGCAATTGTGGTCCCCCTCAGCCCATTCAAGAAAGGCAACTTCTTCACAGAGCCCACTTGCCATGGCCCAATACTCAACAGAGAGTAGCCAGGACAAGACTGAACCTCAGCCAGACCAAGGCCAGGTTAGTCAGAGACAAAGACTAAAGATGGCTGTGCGTGATTATGGCTCTACTGTTGTTGTGTTCCATGTCTGCATTTCACTCATGTCACTTGGAGGTTTCTATTTAGCGGTATCCAG TGGAATAGATATGCAGTCTCTCCTCTCCACTCTGGGTTTTAGTGCAGACATCATCCAGTCCAAGGTTGCGACCGGAACCAGCACGTTCGTCATGGCCTACGCAGTCCACAAAGTCTTTGCTCCAGTACGCATCGGCATCACATTGACATGCACGCCTTTCATCGTCAGGTACCTTCGAGGGATCGGGCTTTTAAAGCGGCCCCTCCCAactaaatga
- the LOC121407643 gene encoding aurora kinase C-like has translation MTSEYGKENSSQAHMPSKAHMTPVSVPRANAGPKRILKPNGSNVASLNRGTTAQARTQPVKPAESGHGQTRKQDENPNEQKKSWKLKDFDIGRPLGKGKFGSVYLAREKQTKYIVALKVLFKSQLQKAQVEHQLRREIEIQSHLRHPNILRLFGYFYDDSRVYLILEYAPRGELYKQLQKVGRFDEQRTATYIRELADALNYCHSKKVIHRDIKPENLLLGLLGDLKIADFGWSVHAPSSRRNTLCGTMDYLPPEMIEGRMHDDKVDLWSLGVLCYEFLVGKPPFEAEGANETYRRITRVQYQFPNYVTAGARDLIKKLLQHNPAHRLPLEQVLTHPWIVENSKKKPSASSSESQS, from the exons atgacttcagaatatggcaAAGAGAATTCTTCTCAAGCCCACATGCCATCGAAG GCACACATGACACCCGTTAGTGTACCAAGGGCCAACGCGGGACCAAAGAGGATCCTTAAGCCAAATGGCTCAAAC GTTGCTTCTCTGAACAGAGGTACAACAGCCCAGGCCAGAACACAGCCTGTCAAACCAGCTGAGAGTGGACATGGGCAAACCAGAAAACAAGATGAAAACCCCAATGAACAGAA GAAATCATGGAAGTTGAAAGACTTCGATATTGGTCGTCCGTTGGGCAAGGGCAAGTTTGGGAGTGTTTACCTGGCACGTGAGAAACAGACCAAGTATATCGTGGCCCTCAAGGTGCTCTTTAAGTCTCAGCTTCAGAAGGCTCAAGTGGAGCATCAGTTGAGGAGAGAGATTGAAATCCAGTCTCATCTTAG GCATCCCAATATTCTCAGGCTCTTTGGTTATTTCTATGATGACAGTAGAGTATACTTAATTTTAGAATATGCTCCTCGTGGAGAACTTTACAAGCAATTGCAGAAAGTAGGGAGATTTGATGAGCAAAGAACAGCAACT TATATTCGTGAGCTAGCCGATGCCCTAAATTACTGTCATTCTAAGAAAGTCATCCACCGTGACATCAAACCAGAGAATCTTCTTTTAGGTCTTCTAGGTGATCTTAAGATTGCTGACTTTGGTTGGTCTGTTCATGCTCCTTCATCAAG GCGAAACACCCTATGTGGCACGATGGACTACCTCCCTCCTGAGATGATCGAGGGACGCATGCATGACGACAAGGTAGACCTGTGGAGTTTAGGTGTACTCTGCTATGAATTCTTAGTCGGAAAGCCTCCTTTTGAAGCAGAGGGCGCTAATGAGACTTACCGTAGAATCACAAGG GTTCAGTATCAGTTCCCAAATTATGTAACTGCCGGTGCCAGAGATCTCATCAAAAAG TTACTCCAACATAACCCCGCCCACAGACTACCACTAGAACAGGTACTTACCCACCCCTGGATTGTAGAGAATTCTAAGAAGAAGCCTTCAGCATCCTCCTCAGAATCACAATCATGA